One window from the genome of bacterium encodes:
- a CDS encoding GIY-YIG nuclease family protein, producing the protein MKTYYVYIMASISKTLYVGMTNNIERRVYQHKFKVKKGFTSRYNIFKLVYFQSTDDVGYAIGREKQIKGWTRSKKIELIESMNPHWIDLSADWYAWNKE; encoded by the coding sequence ATGAAAACCTACTATGTTTACATTATGGCAAGCATCAGCAAAACTCTTTACGTGGGTATGACTAATAACATCGAACGCAGAGTGTATCAGCATAAATTCAAAGTGAAAAAAGGCTTTACCTCTAGATACAACATTTTTAAATTAGTTTATTTTCAATCCACGGACGATGTTGGATATGCCATTGGTCGTGAAAAGCAGATAAAAGGGTGGACGAGAAGCAAAAAGATCGAGTTGATAGAATCCATGAATCCGCACTGGATTGACTTGAGTGCAGATTGGTATGCGTGGAACAAAGAATAA